DNA sequence from the Terriglobales bacterium genome:
CGTCCCGAGAGCCGATGGCCGATGGCCGACCGCCGATCACCACTTCAACAAATCCACTTCGTCCACATTGACCGTCTCCTTGTTGCGGAAGAAGGCAATCAGAATGCCGAGGCCGACGGCAGCCTCGGCGGCGGCGTCGGTAATCACGAAAATCGAGAAGATCTGCCCATTCAGGTTCCACACGCGCGAGAACGCCACCAGGTTCAGGTTCACGGCGTTGAGGATCAGCTCAATCGACATCAGGA
Encoded proteins:
- the nuoK gene encoding NADH-quinone oxidoreductase subunit NuoK, with the protein product MAPIGTIHYLVVAAALFAIGTIGVVTRRNVVIILMSIELILNAVNLNLVAFSRVWNLNGQIFSIFVITDAAAEAAVGLGILIAFFRNKETVNVDEVDLLKW